A window of the Lactuca sativa cultivar Salinas chromosome 7, Lsat_Salinas_v11, whole genome shotgun sequence genome harbors these coding sequences:
- the LOC111882253 gene encoding protein CHLORORESPIRATORY REDUCTION 6, chloroplastic — protein MASIKPFSSLSSPLNQTISSLNPSFSFRPISEFPSPSQFSRERGQVSVSVAFNPSGNFDLSLYDEQENVEQAPPPMPPKEGRCEVVIDNDTIRRLDLFPFSNATGITTTSPVEPREFLERTIGFTINYNRDDEHDPRELSEFPDIRLWFVRLDATYPWLPVLLDWRAGELARYAAMLVPHQMSMRMGVVFNPEALELFIMKKVFITYSWLKENDIPKPRLKVKDMARMLGFGIGDELFDMIDRHPLSPS, from the exons ATGGCTTCCATCAAGCCATTCTCATCACTCTCATCTCCATTAAACCAAACGATTTCTTCATTAAACCCATCGTTTTCCTTCAGACCCATCTCCGAATTCCCATCTCCATCACAGTTCAGTCGTGAACGAGGCCAGGTTTCAGTATCGGTAGCATTCAATCCAAGTGGGAACTTCGACCTCTCACTCTATGATGAACAAGAAA ATGTAGAACAAGCACCTCCACCCATGCCACCAAAAGAAGGTAGATGTGAAGTAGTAATAGACAACGATACAATCCGCCGCCTTGATTTGTTTCCATTTTCAAATGCCACTGGAATTACAACAACCTCACCTG TTGAGCCAAGGGAATTTCTTGAACGCACGATAGGATTCACAATTAATTACAATAGAGACGATGAACACGATCCCCGAGAACTATCTGAATTCCCTGATATAAGATTATGGTTTGTTAGACTTGATGCTACGTATCCATGGCTTCCAGTCCTGTTGGACTGGCGAGCTGGAGAACTTGCTAGATATGCGGCCATGTTGGTGCCTCACCAG ATGAGTATGAGAATGGGAGTTGTGTTCAATCCCGAGGCATTAGAATTGTTCATAATGAAAAAAGTGTTTATAACATATTCTTGGTTGAAagaaaatgacatcccaaagcCTAGATTGAAGGTTAAGGATATGGCTAGAATGCTCGGGTTTGGGATCGGAGACGAACTATTCGACATGATTGATCGACATCCACTCTCACCTTCATAA